The window GTCGGCCGACTACGGGCTCGAGCGCTTCGTCTCGGACCCCACGTTCCTCAGCGACGTCGTGCGATTCGACCTCCCGCGGCTCGGGGACCTCGCAGGCATGCGCGGCGTGCACCTGCAGTGCCACATCGGGACGGACACCATCTCCTTGTCGAGGCTGGGCGCCCGCATGACCGGCCTGGACTTCTCCCCGGCAGCCTTGCAGGAGGCCCGGTCGCTGGTCGCTCGCACGGGAGACGACGTCGACTTCGTGCAGTCGGACGTGTACTCGGCGCTCGACGTCCTCGAGCGGGAGGCGTACGACCTTGTCTTCACCGGCATCGGAGCGCTGTGCTGGCTGCCCGACGTGCGGCGGTGGGCCGACGTCGTGAGCGCGCTCCTGCGCCCGGGCGGACGGCTGTTCATCCGGGAGGGACACCCGATGCTGTGGGCGCTCGACGAGGAGCGGGACGACGACCTGCTCCTCGTGCGCTACCCGTACTTCGAGACGGCGGAGCCGCTCGTGTTCGAGGACGAGGGGACCTACGTCGACACCGACGCGACGTTCGTGCACAACGTGACGCACAGCTGGAACCACGGCCTCGGGGAGATCGTGACGTCTCTCCTCGACGCGGGGTTGCAGGTGACCGCACTCGAAGAGCACGACAGCGTCCCCTGGAACGCGCTGCCGGGGGCGATGCGCCTGGAGGACGGTGGGGAGTACCGGCTCGCCGAGCGGCCGGACCGGTTGGCAGCGAGCTACACGCTGCAAGCGCGGAAGCCGGATTCACAGGTCATCCCCAGGTAGCCGCCAGCCCCGCGACAGGCGCGCCGCAGACGGTGGCGGCAGCCGCAACGGGGCGGCGCCCGACCAAGGGAGTGACGGTGCACGACGACAACTTCGGCGACACGCTCGACGACGAGTTCGGCCAGGACCGCATCGAGGGCGGCGCGAGTCCG is drawn from Actinomycetes bacterium and contains these coding sequences:
- a CDS encoding class I SAM-dependent methyltransferase, whose amino-acid sequence is MSNDYLDVNRASWDERAPAHARSADYGLERFVSDPTFLSDVVRFDLPRLGDLAGMRGVHLQCHIGTDTISLSRLGARMTGLDFSPAALQEARSLVARTGDDVDFVQSDVYSALDVLEREAYDLVFTGIGALCWLPDVRRWADVVSALLRPGGRLFIREGHPMLWALDEERDDDLLLVRYPYFETAEPLVFEDEGTYVDTDATFVHNVTHSWNHGLGEIVTSLLDAGLQVTALEEHDSVPWNALPGAMRLEDGGEYRLAERPDRLAASYTLQARKPDSQVIPR